One genomic segment of Catalinimonas alkaloidigena includes these proteins:
- a CDS encoding alpha-glucuronidase family glycosyl hydrolase, with translation MKVNSLFFVLIFSFVTNSIQAEDGYRLWLRYDQVKDAQQLNTYREAIGGWLVEGESPTFEVIRKELQLGLSGLLGAYMPSLQSVEQDGMLLAGTPSSSPLIASLNLNAQLDTLADEGYIITQKTVNTHPTTIITAKHDVGVLYGIFHYLRLLQTHQRIDKLSIQSTPDVMHRVLNHWDNLDRTVERGYAGFSIWDWHRLPEYIAPHYIDYARANASIGINGTVLTNVNANALVLTPHYLEKAAALADVFRPFGIKVYLTARFSAPVEIGGLETADPLDPEVQQWWNEKANEIYEFIPDFGGFLVKANSEGQPGPQNYGRTHADGANMLADAVAEHGGIVMWRAFVYSEEEPEDRAKQAYNEFKPLDGAFRDNVMVQVKNGAIDFQPREPFHPLFGAMPQTPLMMEFQITQEYLGQGTHLVFLAPLFEEVLQSDTYAQGEGATVAKVIDGSLHNYQITGMAGVANIGTDRNWTGHHFGQANWYTFGRMAWDMNMSSRDIADEWIGMTFSNDEGAMRNIRTMMLNSHEAVVNYMTPLGLHHIMGAGHHYGPGPWVAEMPRADWTSVYYHQADKEGIGFDRTETGSNAVEQYFPPVARKFGEPESCPNKYLLWFHHLDWDYKMKSDNILWDEIAFHYQAGVDSVRLMQEKWNSLESEIDQERFQHVKSFLEIQEKEADWWKDACLNYFQTFSKLPIPEGVEKPEESLEYYQNLSFPFAPGIRPRW, from the coding sequence ATGAAAGTAAACTCACTGTTTTTTGTACTGATTTTTTCTTTTGTAACCAACAGTATACAGGCTGAAGATGGTTACCGCCTTTGGCTGAGGTATGATCAGGTTAAAGATGCACAACAGCTAAACACCTACCGGGAAGCCATCGGTGGCTGGCTGGTTGAAGGTGAGTCCCCAACCTTTGAAGTGATCCGTAAGGAATTACAGCTGGGTTTAAGCGGCCTGCTGGGAGCGTATATGCCTTCACTGCAATCTGTTGAGCAAGACGGCATGCTACTGGCCGGCACCCCTTCTTCTTCTCCTTTGATTGCTTCGCTTAACCTTAATGCCCAACTGGATACGTTAGCTGACGAAGGATATATTATTACACAAAAGACTGTCAACACTCACCCGACAACCATCATTACAGCAAAGCATGATGTAGGTGTTTTATATGGAATATTTCACTACCTGCGGCTTTTACAAACACATCAACGCATCGATAAGCTATCCATCCAAAGCACACCGGATGTGATGCATAGGGTGTTGAACCACTGGGATAACCTGGACCGAACCGTAGAGAGAGGCTACGCAGGCTTCTCCATCTGGGACTGGCACAGACTTCCTGAATATATTGCCCCTCATTACATAGATTATGCCCGTGCCAATGCATCTATCGGCATCAATGGTACAGTGCTGACCAATGTCAACGCCAACGCGCTAGTGCTTACCCCTCATTATCTGGAAAAAGCCGCTGCTCTGGCGGATGTATTTCGTCCCTTCGGAATCAAAGTATACCTTACCGCCCGCTTCAGCGCTCCGGTAGAAATCGGCGGACTGGAAACTGCTGACCCCCTTGATCCCGAAGTACAGCAGTGGTGGAACGAAAAAGCAAATGAAATCTATGAATTTATTCCTGACTTCGGAGGATTCCTGGTCAAAGCCAATTCGGAAGGCCAGCCCGGTCCGCAGAACTACGGCAGAACACATGCCGATGGCGCCAATATGCTGGCCGATGCTGTAGCTGAGCACGGTGGCATCGTGATGTGGCGTGCTTTTGTATACAGCGAGGAGGAGCCTGAAGACCGGGCCAAGCAAGCATATAATGAGTTTAAACCTCTGGATGGTGCGTTTCGGGATAATGTAATGGTACAGGTCAAAAACGGAGCTATAGATTTTCAGCCCCGTGAACCTTTTCACCCGCTTTTCGGAGCTATGCCTCAGACTCCGCTGATGATGGAATTTCAGATCACCCAGGAATATCTGGGACAGGGTACACACCTGGTCTTTCTAGCCCCTTTGTTTGAAGAAGTACTACAGTCCGACACCTATGCCCAGGGAGAAGGTGCTACCGTCGCTAAAGTGATAGATGGCAGCTTACACAACTATCAGATTACCGGCATGGCCGGAGTAGCCAACATAGGTACAGACCGCAACTGGACCGGACATCATTTTGGCCAGGCCAACTGGTACACCTTTGGCAGAATGGCCTGGGATATGAATATGTCTTCAAGAGATATCGCTGATGAGTGGATAGGCATGACCTTTTCCAATGATGAGGGCGCTATGCGAAACATCCGTACAATGATGCTCAATTCTCATGAAGCCGTTGTCAACTATATGACACCGCTGGGACTACACCATATCATGGGCGCAGGGCATCACTACGGGCCTGGTCCCTGGGTAGCGGAAATGCCCCGCGCCGACTGGACTTCGGTGTATTACCATCAGGCTGATAAAGAAGGGATAGGATTTGACCGTACCGAAACCGGCAGTAATGCAGTAGAACAATATTTCCCTCCGGTAGCCAGGAAATTTGGTGAGCCGGAAAGCTGCCCCAACAAATACCTGCTCTGGTTTCATCATCTGGACTGGGATTATAAGATGAAATCAGACAATATTTTATGGGATGAGATCGCTTTTCATTATCAGGCAGGGGTAGATAGCGTACGGCTGATGCAGGAAAAGTGGAACAGTCTGGAAAGTGAAATTGACCAGGAACGCTTTCAGCACGTCAAATCTTTTCTGGAAATACAGGAAAAAGAGGCGGATTGGTGGAAAGATGCCTGCCTGAACTATTTCCAGACCTTCTCAAAACTTCCCATTCCTGAAGGAGTAGAAAAACCAGAAGAGTCGCTGGAATACTATCAGAACCTGAGTTTTCCTTTTGCTCCGGGGATAAGGCCGAGATGGTAA
- a CDS encoding endo-1,4-beta-xylanase: MKLLSRGTIVVITIMLLTGFFLATPSLKEVFEEDFLIGAAINNRQVDGEDKQAVALVKEHFNTITPENMLKWERVHPKPNAYNFQPVDNYVALGKENDMFIIGHTLVWHQQTPSWVFEDEKGNPASKDTLLNRMQQHIATVAGRYQDKIDGWDVANEALNEDGSLRQTKWSAIIGEDYLSRAFTFAHDAAPNAELYYNDYNLWKPSKREGAIRIVKKLKEKGIRIDGIGMQGHYSLTSPPIDEIEASILAFSRLGIKVMVTELDIDVLPRPGNQGADLNESFGENAEYNPYPNGLPDAVQKQLAKRYTELFALFHKHREKISRVTFWGVADHHSWLNNWPVRGRTNYPLLFGRDFQPKPAFEAVIRQGKEG; this comes from the coding sequence ATGAAATTACTATCAAGAGGGACTATAGTGGTAATTACCATAATGCTTTTGACCGGATTTTTTCTGGCTACTCCTTCCTTAAAAGAAGTATTTGAGGAAGATTTCCTTATAGGCGCAGCGATCAACAACAGGCAGGTTGATGGTGAGGATAAGCAGGCAGTAGCACTTGTTAAAGAACATTTTAACACCATCACTCCGGAAAATATGCTGAAATGGGAACGGGTACACCCTAAACCCAATGCCTACAATTTTCAGCCTGTTGACAATTATGTAGCCCTGGGCAAAGAGAATGATATGTTCATTATTGGGCATACACTGGTCTGGCATCAGCAGACTCCCAGTTGGGTATTTGAAGATGAAAAAGGCAATCCGGCAAGTAAGGATACACTGCTTAACCGCATGCAACAGCACATTGCTACTGTAGCGGGAAGATATCAGGACAAGATTGACGGTTGGGATGTAGCAAACGAAGCCCTGAATGAGGATGGCAGCCTGCGTCAAACGAAATGGTCAGCAATCATTGGAGAAGATTATTTGTCCCGGGCCTTTACTTTTGCTCATGATGCTGCTCCAAATGCGGAATTGTATTACAATGATTATAACCTGTGGAAGCCTTCTAAAAGAGAAGGCGCTATTCGCATTGTCAAAAAACTAAAAGAAAAAGGCATTCGGATTGACGGCATTGGCATGCAGGGGCATTATAGCCTCACTTCACCTCCCATAGATGAGATTGAAGCCAGCATACTTGCTTTCTCCAGACTGGGCATAAAAGTAATGGTCACCGAACTGGATATAGATGTACTACCCCGGCCAGGTAATCAGGGCGCGGATTTAAATGAAAGCTTTGGTGAAAATGCAGAGTACAACCCTTATCCCAACGGGCTACCAGATGCTGTACAGAAACAATTAGCAAAGCGTTATACCGAACTGTTTGCGCTTTTTCATAAGCATAGGGAGAAAATCAGCCGGGTAACTTTCTGGGGAGTGGCTGACCATCACTCCTGGCTCAATAACTGGCCTGTCCGTGGAAGAACTAATTACCCTTTACTCTTCGGCCGGGACTTCCAACCCAAGCCTGCATTTGAGGCGGTGATCAGGCAAGGTAAAGAGGGCTAA
- a CDS encoding restriction endonuclease yields the protein MPLQQGNEFIRARQYTSQSEEGTVFTVELVHTGLHAHKVFSSVDHPKIVHEIRDQIDAWDEQWRKRQNSTSVQEEPLQLSELDSLWQGETEKEVNLKSESLEEEAWKAREDQEKDIEEEAEIQLEAEVQEETDTQEPEALTVVSQQRVDAIQNILPQLLAQEISVEWERMKPFEDFTELPPARPSGTLPTEYPKEPDFRDYEFRPKLNLIDKTITPLKSKKRDKAYRNFQIAYKKWREICEMIDKENIERKERYAQEEQEWEKAVEAWKIRKDAFFNKQEQEHAQIDQLREAYYNKESTAILKYCRMIMEKIAFPAGFPIDFKFEYSRHDHCLMLELAMPSIEAVLMQKEEEQLALEVSDAKVHLNDGQVITLYNTALCGISLGILHALFQSDQADAFQLIRFNGWLASIEEESGNEIKESVISLHTPKAEFMEVKLSDEDPETLFKQLGGVTHTQLQALKPEEMAEAEPEKENEREAPQKEIIEQHESDNLVAMPWEDFAALITEVFEHEFNVAGGEVTLIKSDSKRILKAVAFDPDPIRGGKIVIYAQRKRKKVSLPVLQTLFEHVTEMKATKGILITTAEYEEDARAYVRDKPISLLNGKHLLSLLDKHGHAYRIDFQEAKSVE from the coding sequence ATGCCTTTACAGCAGGGAAACGAATTTATCAGGGCCAGACAATACACCTCTCAAAGTGAAGAAGGCACTGTCTTTACTGTAGAACTAGTGCATACGGGTTTGCATGCCCACAAAGTATTTTCCTCAGTGGATCATCCGAAGATAGTACATGAGATAAGAGATCAGATTGATGCATGGGATGAACAATGGCGTAAGCGGCAAAATTCAACCTCAGTTCAGGAAGAACCACTGCAACTCTCCGAACTGGACAGTTTATGGCAAGGAGAAACTGAAAAAGAAGTTAACCTGAAGTCTGAATCCCTGGAAGAAGAAGCGTGGAAAGCCAGGGAAGATCAAGAGAAAGATATCGAGGAAGAAGCAGAGATTCAGTTAGAAGCAGAAGTTCAGGAAGAAACAGATACTCAGGAGCCCGAAGCATTGACAGTGGTGAGCCAGCAAAGAGTGGATGCCATACAAAATATATTACCCCAGCTTCTTGCTCAGGAAATCAGCGTAGAGTGGGAGCGCATGAAACCATTTGAAGATTTTACGGAACTTCCGCCGGCCAGGCCTTCGGGAACATTACCTACTGAGTACCCTAAAGAACCAGATTTTCGCGACTACGAATTCAGGCCAAAACTAAACCTGATAGATAAGACTATCACTCCGCTAAAGTCTAAAAAAAGAGATAAGGCCTACAGAAATTTCCAGATTGCCTACAAAAAATGGCGAGAAATATGCGAAATGATTGATAAAGAAAACATAGAGCGGAAGGAAAGGTATGCGCAGGAAGAACAGGAATGGGAAAAGGCTGTTGAGGCTTGGAAAATTAGAAAAGATGCTTTCTTCAACAAACAAGAACAAGAGCATGCTCAGATTGATCAGTTGAGAGAGGCCTATTATAATAAAGAATCAACAGCTATACTCAAGTACTGTAGAATGATAATGGAAAAAATAGCTTTTCCTGCGGGTTTTCCTATTGACTTTAAGTTTGAATATAGCCGTCATGACCACTGCCTGATGCTGGAGCTTGCCATGCCCTCCATTGAAGCTGTGCTCATGCAAAAAGAAGAAGAGCAGCTTGCTTTAGAAGTATCGGATGCTAAGGTTCACTTGAACGATGGACAAGTGATAACATTGTACAACACAGCATTGTGTGGTATCTCATTAGGTATCCTGCATGCATTATTCCAGTCTGATCAGGCCGATGCCTTTCAGCTTATCCGGTTTAATGGTTGGCTAGCCTCCATTGAAGAGGAAAGCGGCAATGAGATCAAGGAGAGTGTCATTTCTCTACATACACCTAAGGCTGAGTTTATGGAAGTTAAGCTGTCAGATGAAGATCCGGAAACACTCTTCAAGCAATTGGGAGGTGTCACCCACACTCAGTTACAAGCGTTAAAACCTGAGGAAATGGCTGAAGCGGAACCTGAGAAAGAAAATGAGCGTGAGGCTCCGCAGAAAGAAATTATTGAACAGCATGAATCTGATAACCTGGTAGCTATGCCTTGGGAAGATTTTGCGGCTTTGATCACGGAGGTTTTTGAGCATGAGTTTAACGTAGCGGGAGGAGAAGTAACGCTCATAAAATCAGATAGCAAAAGAATCTTAAAAGCTGTGGCTTTTGACCCTGATCCTATCCGGGGAGGTAAAATTGTCATTTATGCACAAAGAAAAAGAAAGAAGGTCAGTTTACCTGTCTTACAGACTTTATTTGAGCATGTAACTGAGATGAAGGCTACCAAAGGTATATTAATTACAACTGCCGAATATGAGGAAGACGCCAGGGCGTATGTCAGAGATAAACCAATCTCCCTTTTGAATGGCAAACACTTACTCTCACTGCTGGACAAGCATGGACATGCGTACAGGATAGATTTCCAGGAGGCTAAAAGCGTTGAGTAG
- a CDS encoding FUSC family protein has translation MFKTVQGFVKSIDFFKSVTLLFAILVPLGVFNILDEMGLAVSVVMGVFLCSPSDVPGSMRHMAFGILISSIIATLTTLIIHLSFGWTWAVLPVLGTMVFANSMLSVYGFRASLVSFSGLLAIILAFARPTSGMALLVHAGLILTGGVWYLGVTLLAHSLVHRRHNQLILAECMILTAKYLNTRGRFLQSSVHQEDEKQDELFLLQTEINEKHEKLRELFVEDRLRSGASYSANKYILILIELIDILELAISNPANYQIISKHFQGQLNVLKPFVDIINVVSQRLEVLSRVISGGKYQSAGTDMHLLYQSAEEMITNYLKENHTTQAAEGAVILRNLLDYEQKQQQKVESIERVLQDLVDQEQLMRRSKDVEKFITHQDYDLSVIKQNLNSGSTIFRHAIRLTFTVLFGYTLGTVLPIQMPYWIMLTIIVIMRPSYGLTKSRSIKRVYGTLIGGVIALGIVLFTQNPYVYGVLAAVSLVFAFSLVQKNYGGSAIFITLIVIFLYALIKPNALNVIQYRVVDTAMGAGLSFLASLFFWPSWEFMSIHTVIADSIKANRNYLREISVFYQNKGEVPTSYKLARKEAFLAIGNLSAAFQRMSQEPKSKRLNHAKIYDMVVLNHTFLTAAAALGTFIQNHVTTEKSQYVQAFIDSTDDHLERAQTSLSTERPKEDEHHFNLEEAKSYLEHQFDELVRRDEVDFSDNLATKTLEKYHQLQEAGLVSTQLNWLYSLSESIQNIAEELKTKV, from the coding sequence ATGTTTAAAACAGTTCAGGGCTTTGTCAAAAGCATTGATTTTTTTAAAAGTGTTACCCTTCTTTTTGCCATCCTCGTCCCTTTAGGGGTTTTCAATATCCTGGACGAAATGGGGCTGGCAGTAAGTGTTGTGATGGGGGTATTTCTGTGTTCTCCCAGCGACGTGCCCGGGAGTATGCGACACATGGCTTTCGGTATCCTCATTAGCAGCATTATCGCTACCCTCACCACTCTCATTATTCATCTGTCATTTGGCTGGACATGGGCGGTGCTGCCGGTTTTGGGTACGATGGTATTCGCCAACTCAATGCTGTCGGTATATGGGTTCAGGGCTTCTCTGGTAAGCTTTTCCGGTTTGTTGGCGATTATCCTGGCTTTTGCCCGGCCTACCTCAGGCATGGCGCTATTGGTCCATGCCGGACTGATATTAACAGGAGGTGTGTGGTACCTGGGCGTAACTCTGCTGGCCCATAGCCTGGTACACCGAAGACACAATCAACTGATCTTGGCTGAGTGTATGATACTTACTGCCAAATACCTGAATACCAGAGGCAGGTTCTTACAGTCTTCTGTACATCAGGAGGATGAAAAGCAGGATGAACTATTTCTTTTGCAAACAGAAATTAATGAAAAGCACGAAAAGCTAAGAGAGCTTTTTGTAGAAGACCGGCTACGTTCAGGCGCATCATATTCCGCCAACAAGTATATCCTTATCCTGATTGAGCTGATTGACATTCTGGAGCTAGCCATCTCTAATCCCGCCAACTACCAAATCATTAGCAAGCATTTTCAGGGGCAGCTCAATGTGCTCAAACCTTTTGTGGATATCATCAATGTCGTGTCTCAGCGACTAGAAGTCCTGTCCAGGGTTATTTCCGGAGGTAAGTACCAGTCTGCCGGTACTGATATGCATTTGCTTTACCAAAGTGCGGAGGAAATGATCACAAACTACCTCAAAGAAAACCATACTACTCAGGCTGCCGAGGGGGCGGTTATACTGAGGAACTTACTGGACTACGAGCAAAAGCAGCAGCAGAAAGTAGAAAGTATTGAAAGGGTCTTGCAGGATCTGGTAGATCAGGAGCAGTTGATGCGCAGAAGTAAAGACGTTGAAAAATTTATCACCCATCAGGATTATGATCTGAGTGTGATCAAACAAAACCTTAATTCCGGCTCCACCATTTTTCGGCATGCGATTCGGCTCACTTTCACAGTACTCTTCGGCTATACACTGGGCACAGTATTGCCAATACAAATGCCCTACTGGATCATGCTGACCATTATCGTAATTATGCGCCCCAGCTATGGACTGACCAAGAGCAGGTCTATTAAACGTGTTTACGGCACTTTGATCGGGGGAGTGATTGCGTTAGGCATCGTCTTGTTTACCCAGAATCCCTATGTGTATGGTGTACTGGCTGCCGTTTCTTTGGTGTTTGCTTTCTCATTGGTACAGAAAAACTATGGTGGTTCAGCGATTTTCATCACCCTGATTGTGATTTTTCTCTATGCGCTCATTAAGCCTAATGCGCTGAATGTTATTCAGTACAGGGTGGTGGATACAGCTATGGGAGCAGGTTTATCATTTCTGGCCAGTCTTTTTTTCTGGCCTAGCTGGGAGTTTATGAGCATCCATACCGTGATCGCGGACAGCATCAAGGCAAACCGTAATTATCTTCGGGAGATCAGCGTATTTTACCAGAACAAGGGAGAAGTGCCTACTTCCTATAAGCTGGCCCGCAAAGAAGCCTTTCTTGCAATTGGTAACCTAAGTGCCGCATTTCAAAGGATGAGCCAGGAACCCAAATCTAAAAGGTTAAACCATGCCAAAATTTACGATATGGTCGTGCTCAACCATACTTTTCTTACGGCGGCCGCAGCCCTGGGTACTTTTATCCAAAATCATGTTACCACCGAGAAGTCTCAGTATGTTCAGGCATTTATTGATAGCACCGACGACCATCTTGAGCGGGCGCAGACCAGCCTGAGTACCGAAAGACCCAAAGAAGATGAGCATCATTTTAATCTGGAAGAAGCTAAATCTTATCTGGAACATCAGTTTGATGAATTAGTGAGGAGAGATGAAGTAGATTTTTCGGATAACTTAGCTACCAAAACCTTGGAAAAATATCATCAGTTACAGGAGGCTGGCCTGGTCAGTACCCAGCTTAACTGGTTGTATTCACTTTCGGAAAGCATTCAAAACATAGCGGAAGAATTGAAAACAAAAGTATGA
- a CDS encoding DUF2442 domain-containing protein codes for MNSFNNDYDNIEKLIYEDGFKIKALHFHPDLDLMLIVLSNKKILNRAISSSPRLKKATLEQLNNYRLIGKGAGVHWPDVDEDLSLKGFLKEEIDRSIRDIKNSLLA; via the coding sequence ATGAATTCTTTCAATAATGATTACGATAACATAGAAAAGCTCATCTATGAAGATGGATTTAAGATCAAAGCCTTACACTTTCACCCTGACCTGGATTTGATGCTGATTGTTTTGTCCAACAAAAAAATATTAAATCGAGCTATATCTTCTTCTCCAAGGCTCAAAAAAGCTACTCTGGAACAACTCAACAATTACCGCCTAATCGGCAAAGGAGCCGGTGTTCATTGGCCGGATGTAGACGAAGACTTAAGTTTAAAAGGCTTTTTAAAAGAGGAGATTGATCGTTCTATCCGTGATATTAAGAATTCGCTCTTAGCATAA
- a CDS encoding DUF4160 domain-containing protein, with the protein MPTIYHEKGYRFFFYAGDRAEPAHVHVEKGEKDGKVWLEPEVKIKYLNGFKVQERKEIMHIVEKNAELLKVKWYEFFQ; encoded by the coding sequence ATGCCTACAATCTATCATGAAAAAGGTTATCGCTTTTTCTTCTATGCCGGAGACCGGGCAGAACCGGCACATGTGCATGTAGAAAAAGGTGAAAAAGACGGAAAAGTATGGCTAGAACCAGAGGTAAAGATCAAATATCTCAATGGCTTCAAGGTCCAGGAGCGCAAAGAGATCATGCATATTGTAGAAAAAAATGCAGAACTGTTAAAAGTAAAATGGTATGAATTCTTTCAATAA
- a CDS encoding aldo/keto reductase produces MHKRRLGNTNLYTAPIVFGGNVFGWTLNEKESFEMLDEILASGFNTIDTADVYSRWAEGNQGGESETILGKWMKDRGNRDQVNIITKVGADMGQGHKDLTEEYILQAANASLKRLQVEQIDLYLTHWDDNRTPVEETLGAYQKLIEMGKVKYIGASNLTPDRLKASLKASAQHGLPRYEVFQPEYNLYARQGFEEGVASICKEEGLGVISYFSLASGFLSGKYRSKEDFEGKARAMFAEKYLDERGKNILEALDDVAAKHNVSQAGVALAWLVNKPVVTAPIASATQSKHLQAFIEASQLELSEADMEQLDEASAYMEKV; encoded by the coding sequence ATGCATAAAAGAAGATTAGGAAATACCAATTTATATACTGCCCCGATCGTTTTCGGTGGCAATGTATTTGGTTGGACATTGAACGAAAAGGAATCATTTGAAATGCTTGACGAGATACTGGCATCAGGCTTCAACACCATAGATACTGCTGATGTATATTCTCGCTGGGCTGAAGGTAATCAGGGAGGAGAGTCTGAAACTATTCTTGGGAAGTGGATGAAAGACCGCGGAAATCGCGATCAGGTCAATATCATTACTAAAGTAGGCGCTGACATGGGACAAGGCCATAAAGACCTTACGGAAGAATATATTCTGCAAGCTGCTAATGCTTCACTGAAAAGACTACAGGTAGAACAGATTGACCTTTACCTTACGCACTGGGATGATAACCGTACTCCGGTAGAAGAAACTTTAGGAGCCTATCAGAAGCTTATTGAAATGGGAAAGGTTAAATACATAGGTGCTTCCAACCTTACTCCCGACAGGTTAAAGGCATCACTGAAAGCCAGTGCGCAGCATGGACTACCCCGCTATGAGGTTTTTCAGCCGGAGTACAATCTTTACGCCCGCCAGGGTTTTGAGGAAGGTGTAGCTTCTATCTGTAAAGAGGAAGGTCTGGGCGTAATCTCTTATTTCTCACTGGCCAGCGGATTTTTGTCAGGCAAATACAGAAGTAAAGAAGACTTTGAAGGGAAAGCCCGGGCCATGTTTGCCGAAAAATACCTGGATGAAAGAGGGAAAAATATTCTTGAGGCATTGGATGATGTGGCTGCCAAACATAATGTCAGTCAGGCAGGAGTAGCGCTGGCATGGCTGGTCAATAAGCCTGTCGTCACGGCGCCTATCGCCAGTGCTACCCAAAGCAAGCATCTGCAGGCTTTCATAGAAGCCAGCCAGTTGGAACTTAGCGAAGCGGATATGGAGCAACTGGATGAAGCTTCAGCTTATATGGAGAAAGTATGA
- a CDS encoding MFS transporter codes for MNKALVALAIGGFGIGMTEFVIMGILPDVAKALEITIPQSGHFISAYALGVVVGAPLLTGLGSKWPAHRMLFYLMVWFTIFNTLSAFANNYESLLVLRFLSGLPHGAFFGIGAVVAGKLSKPGKEAQAIAIMFTGLTIANVIGVPLGTYFGHEFSWSVAFLMVGVVGIMAMLSIKYWMPELPQSSSGGIRKDLKVFRRLELWMVILLTTIGTGGFFAWYSYIAPLITEVAGHPEGVVSYAMILAGTGMAIGNLLGAKMAEKFSPIHAVVFALMLMASVLVANTFLAGDPIAVLVMTFVIGVVAFCISAPIQITMIRTAKGSEMLGSSMNQSAFNMGNASGAYLAGLPIALGYGFTSADLVGAALAGMGVFIALAIILIRKKKMNLVPINR; via the coding sequence ATGAACAAAGCACTAGTAGCGCTGGCTATTGGCGGGTTCGGTATAGGTATGACCGAATTCGTAATTATGGGAATTCTCCCGGATGTGGCAAAAGCACTGGAAATCACTATCCCTCAGTCAGGACATTTTATCTCGGCCTATGCGCTAGGGGTGGTGGTAGGAGCACCATTACTAACAGGTTTAGGCAGCAAGTGGCCTGCCCACAGGATGTTATTTTACCTCATGGTATGGTTCACCATTTTCAACACTTTATCCGCCTTTGCCAACAATTATGAGTCCCTTCTGGTTTTAAGGTTTTTGTCAGGCTTACCGCATGGCGCATTTTTTGGCATAGGAGCCGTGGTGGCAGGGAAACTCTCCAAACCGGGCAAAGAGGCGCAGGCCATTGCGATTATGTTTACCGGCCTAACCATAGCCAATGTCATAGGCGTACCATTAGGTACTTACTTTGGTCATGAGTTCAGCTGGAGTGTAGCTTTTCTGATGGTAGGCGTAGTAGGGATTATGGCGATGTTGAGCATCAAATACTGGATGCCTGAGTTGCCACAATCCTCTTCGGGAGGCATACGTAAAGACCTGAAAGTATTCAGGCGGCTGGAATTATGGATGGTAATTTTGCTGACTACCATAGGGACAGGCGGGTTTTTTGCCTGGTATAGTTACATCGCCCCACTCATCACGGAAGTAGCAGGTCACCCCGAAGGTGTGGTAAGTTACGCAATGATCCTGGCGGGAACAGGCATGGCCATAGGAAACCTTTTGGGAGCGAAAATGGCTGAAAAGTTTTCGCCTATCCATGCGGTAGTTTTCGCGCTTATGCTAATGGCAAGTGTGTTGGTGGCCAATACATTTTTGGCAGGAGACCCCATTGCGGTGCTGGTCATGACATTCGTGATAGGTGTAGTCGCTTTTTGTATTTCCGCCCCCATACAAATTACGATGATCAGGACAGCGAAAGGCTCCGAAATGTTAGGCTCTTCCATGAACCAGAGTGCTTTTAACATGGGCAATGCTTCCGGGGCATATCTGGCGGGCTTGCCTATCGCATTAGGTTATGGGTTTACCTCGGCAGACCTGGTAGGCGCGGCACTGGCAGGTATGGGAGTTTTCATAGCCCTTGCCATCATCTTGATTAGAAAGAAGAAAATGAATTTAGTACCGATAAACCGATAG
- a CDS encoding SDR family NAD(P)-dependent oxidoreductase, producing MDLQLKNKKTLVTGSTAGIGFAIAQLLAAEGAEVIINGRKKEDVEEVVSTIRKDTSNDKVKGIAADFSKADEVKNLIAQLPELDILINNVGIFNEVDFEETSDEEWFEIFEVNVMSGVRLARYYFPQMLKKNEGRIIFISSESALNIPTEMIHYGMTKTAQLSVSRGLARLSKGTNVTVNAVLPGPTLSRANLAGLEEEAEKAGKSLDEVKTAFFEERRPTSLIQRFADIEEVASMVAYVASPLSSATNGAALRVDGGVVNAIF from the coding sequence ATGGACTTGCAACTCAAGAATAAAAAAACACTGGTTACCGGCTCTACCGCAGGTATTGGCTTTGCCATCGCTCAGCTGCTGGCTGCTGAAGGTGCTGAGGTAATCATCAACGGAAGAAAAAAAGAAGATGTGGAGGAGGTTGTATCCACTATCCGTAAAGATACGAGCAACGATAAAGTAAAAGGTATCGCGGCAGATTTCTCCAAAGCTGATGAGGTCAAGAACCTCATTGCTCAGCTTCCCGAGCTGGATATCCTGATCAATAATGTTGGCATCTTTAACGAGGTGGATTTTGAAGAAACCTCTGACGAAGAGTGGTTTGAGATCTTTGAGGTGAATGTGATGAGTGGTGTCCGACTGGCCCGTTACTATTTCCCGCAGATGCTGAAGAAGAATGAAGGAAGGATCATCTTTATCTCCAGCGAATCCGCACTGAATATCCCTACGGAGATGATACACTACGGCATGACCAAAACCGCTCAGCTTTCAGTCTCCAGAGGGCTTGCCCGTTTATCCAAAGGAACGAATGTGACAGTCAATGCGGTACTGCCTGGCCCTACGCTGAGCCGAGCCAATTTAGCGGGCCTGGAAGAGGAAGCTGAAAAAGCAGGCAAAAGTCTGGATGAAGTGAAGACTGCATTTTTTGAGGAAAGAAGGCCGACCTCTTTAATTCAGCGCTTCGCTGATATTGAAGAGGTAGCTAGTATGGTGGCCTATGTGGCGAGTCCGCTTTCTTCGGCAACCAATGGCGCAGCTTTGAGAGTAGATGGAGGAGTTGTCAATGCTATTTTCTAG